A genomic window from Pseudomonas alcaligenes includes:
- a CDS encoding substrate-binding periplasmic protein: MRAWLLGLLLSLGGQGAQAAEDVPHEIMLVSEHWAGHTNPDGTGLAWEVLRQVFEPAGVRLRWRNEPYMRSIGLVQRGEADAFLGSYRHEVDERVHYPRRPYDADVIVALGLTSQPIPSLQTLARHRLAWMRGYGYQQYLPGPLNFQEIERRSGILGMLERGHADFYIDANTEVADVLAAAPNPERFRSTSLTRLPLYPGFTDTARGRALAAVYDQRMASLVQDGSLRPIFRRWQQPYPFDEDMEIPDASP; this comes from the coding sequence ATGCGCGCCTGGCTGTTGGGGTTGCTGTTGAGCCTGGGGGGGCAGGGTGCCCAGGCCGCCGAGGACGTGCCTCACGAGATCATGCTGGTCAGCGAGCACTGGGCCGGGCATACCAACCCGGACGGCACTGGCCTGGCCTGGGAGGTTCTGCGTCAGGTGTTCGAGCCGGCCGGTGTGCGGCTGCGCTGGCGCAACGAGCCCTACATGCGCTCGATAGGTCTGGTCCAGCGTGGTGAGGCCGATGCCTTCCTCGGCTCCTATCGCCACGAGGTCGACGAGCGGGTGCACTATCCGCGCCGGCCCTACGATGCCGATGTGATAGTAGCCCTCGGCCTGACCAGCCAGCCAATCCCCAGCCTGCAGACGCTCGCGCGCCATCGTCTGGCGTGGATGCGCGGCTATGGCTACCAGCAGTATCTGCCGGGGCCGCTGAACTTTCAGGAGATCGAGCGGCGCAGCGGCATCCTCGGCATGCTCGAGCGCGGGCATGCCGATTTCTACATCGACGCCAATACCGAGGTGGCCGATGTGCTGGCGGCGGCGCCGAACCCGGAACGCTTTCGCAGCACCAGCCTGACCCGCTTGCCGCTCTACCCCGGCTTTACCGATACTGCCCGCGGTCGCGCCCTGGCCGCAGTCTACGACCAGCGCATGGCCAGTCTGGTGCAGGACGGCAGCCTGCGGCCGATCTTCCGCCGCTGGCAGCAGCCGTACCCCTTCGACGAGGACATGGAGATTCCCGATGCGTCGCCTTGA
- a CDS encoding phosphatidylglycerophosphatase A, translated as MTEVVKVAPQVWRNPWHFLAFGFGSGLMPKAPGTWGSLVALPFIPLWQLLPDWGYWLMLGVTMLFGFWLCGRVADDMGVHDHEGIVWDEMVGMWITLWLVPEGWYWLLLGFLVFRVFDILKPWPIRWIDRHVHGGVGIMLDDVLAGVFAWLAMQLLVWGLT; from the coding sequence GTGACTGAAGTCGTCAAAGTCGCGCCGCAGGTCTGGCGCAATCCCTGGCATTTCCTCGCCTTCGGCTTCGGCTCCGGGCTGATGCCCAAGGCCCCGGGCACCTGGGGTTCGCTGGTGGCGCTGCCCTTCATTCCGCTGTGGCAGCTGCTGCCGGACTGGGGCTACTGGCTGATGCTCGGCGTCACCATGCTGTTCGGCTTCTGGCTGTGCGGCCGGGTGGCCGACGACATGGGTGTGCACGATCACGAGGGCATCGTCTGGGACGAGATGGTCGGCATGTGGATCACCCTGTGGCTGGTGCCCGAGGGCTGGTACTGGTTGCTGCTAGGCTTTCTGGTATTCAGGGTGTTCGACATCCTCAAGCCCTGGCCGATCCGCTGGATCGACCGGCATGTGCACGGCGGCGTCGGCATCATGCTGGACGATGTGCTGGCCGGGGTGTTCGCCTGGCTGGCGATGCAGTTGCTGGTCTGGGGCCTGACCTGA